A genome region from Arachis duranensis cultivar V14167 chromosome 6, aradu.V14167.gnm2.J7QH, whole genome shotgun sequence includes the following:
- the LOC107493951 gene encoding uncharacterized protein LOC107493951 — MLLRFYKLCRGWANQLKTENGDGNGNDNDEGNGDNMEGTLMTLATFLKIHPQSFRGSTNPTKADNWFQAMERALQAQHVSNNKYVEFATHQLLGEAQHWWQRKCRLLQLQNADIPWDVFQTAFYKNYLPEYTREVKEMKFMQLKQGSLSVADYTRRFEELCRFFVRVPRRPIKAGNALTIKGARRITS, encoded by the coding sequence ATGCTGTTGCGATTCTACAAGTTGTGCAGAGGTTGGGCCAACCAGCTCAAAACGGAAAATGGAGATGGAAACGGGAATGATAATGATGAAGGAAATGGTGATAACATGGAAGGTACTCTGATGACCTTGGCCACTTTTCTCAAGATTCATCCACAAAGTTTCAGAGGTTCAACCAACCCTACAAAAGCAGATAATTGGTTCCAGGCCATGGAGCGTGCGTTACAAGCACAACATGTTTCGAACAACAAGTATGTGGAGTTTGCTACACACCAGCTTTTGGGAGAGGCCCAGCATTGGTGGCAAAGAAAATGCCGCTTACTACAGCTTCAGAATGCCGACATTCCTTGGGATGTATTCCAAACGGCTTTCTACAAGAATTACTTACCTGAATATACAAGAGAAGTGAAAGAGATGAAATTTatgcagctgaagcaaggttCTTTGTCTGTGGCGGACTATACTAGACGATTTGAGGAGCTCTGTAGGTTCTTTGTCAGGGTGCCCCGGAGACCTATCAAAGCTGGAAATGCATTAACTATCAAAGGGGCTAGAAGGATAACATCATGA